A stretch of Pseudoprevotella muciniphila DNA encodes these proteins:
- a CDS encoding SPOR domain-containing protein has product MSTIQCQHCGQPVPEKSAFCPYCGCTIEFTENPVAENPYAGPPTNTPKKNSKTWLYGIVAALVTTILILGGVLLFLQHQEAESTRRLAETERLKAEQAKQEVEQAKKLAEEANAKAEEAKNEAKEAKTQSANRAYMAQQNAQDAVAQSRLNRYSVIVGSFQNPAEAERFASTVSNSTGYYGQVVPFNIRNKGRWYRVIAYTTDSYYDAQNVCDNLKYSFNGAWVLTL; this is encoded by the coding sequence ATGTCAACAATTCAATGTCAACATTGCGGGCAGCCTGTTCCGGAAAAGTCTGCTTTTTGCCCTTATTGTGGCTGCACAATAGAATTCACAGAAAACCCTGTTGCAGAAAATCCTTATGCCGGACCACCTACGAATACGCCTAAGAAGAATTCAAAAACCTGGCTTTACGGCATTGTTGCTGCATTAGTAACGACTATTCTGATACTTGGAGGTGTTCTTCTGTTCCTTCAGCACCAAGAAGCCGAATCCACCCGCAGGCTTGCAGAAACGGAACGTCTGAAGGCCGAGCAGGCTAAGCAAGAGGTGGAACAGGCAAAAAAACTTGCCGAAGAAGCCAATGCAAAAGCCGAAGAAGCCAAAAACGAAGCAAAAGAGGCCAAAACGCAATCTGCAAACAGAGCATACATGGCTCAGCAAAACGCACAAGATGCCGTTGCCCAAAGCCGTCTGAATAGATACAGCGTGATAGTAGGAAGTTTTCAAAATCCTGCAGAGGCAGAAAGATTTGCTTCAACAGTCAGCAACTCAACGGGATATTACGGACAGGTTGTTCCATTTAACATAAGAAACAAGGGTCGCTGGTACCGCGTAATAGCATATACCACAGATTCGTATTATGACGCACAAAATGTATGCGACAACCTCAAATACAGTTTCAATGGTGCGTGGGTTTTAACTCTATAG
- a CDS encoding ferritin: MLNKRIEAALNKQINAELWSAYLYLSMATYCHAKGYSGIASWYEVQFREEQDHAKILFNYVVQRNGRVVLAPIDAVPTEWNGLLDVFESTLAHEEKVTEMINNLAALAADEKDFATQSMLKWFIDEQVEEEDNANTIIDNLKMINDNGYGLYMLDKELGARTYTQASPLADSNL; the protein is encoded by the coding sequence ATGCTTAACAAAAGAATAGAAGCAGCACTGAACAAACAAATCAATGCAGAACTATGGTCTGCATATCTCTACCTGTCAATGGCAACCTACTGCCACGCCAAAGGCTATTCTGGCATCGCGTCGTGGTATGAAGTGCAGTTTCGTGAAGAGCAAGATCATGCAAAAATCCTCTTCAACTATGTGGTACAGCGTAACGGGCGCGTCGTTCTTGCACCAATCGATGCTGTACCGACTGAGTGGAACGGACTGCTTGACGTGTTCGAAAGCACACTCGCACACGAAGAAAAGGTTACGGAAATGATTAACAATCTTGCCGCGCTTGCTGCTGATGAAAAGGATTTTGCCACACAGAGCATGCTCAAGTGGTTCATCGACGAACAAGTGGAAGAGGAAGACAACGCCAACACTATCATCGACAACCTCAAGATGATCAACGACAACGGCTACGGGCTGTATATGCTCGACAAGGAACTCGGCGCAAGGACATACACACAGGCTTCACCTCTCGCAGATTCCAATCTCTGA
- the crcB gene encoding fluoride efflux transporter CrcB, with translation MLKNILLVALGGAVGSVCRYVISCFSHTSFPWGTFAVNILGSLLIGLLVGWTTKGVISDGIKLLLITGFCGGFTTFSTFTNESFGMLKAGDALLAALYVGASIVVGVLAVWLGLRFSA, from the coding sequence ATGCTAAAAAACATTCTTCTTGTTGCGCTTGGCGGTGCTGTGGGGTCGGTATGCAGGTATGTCATATCGTGCTTTTCTCACACCTCCTTTCCGTGGGGGACCTTTGCTGTCAACATCCTCGGTTCGCTACTTATCGGTCTGTTGGTGGGATGGACCACAAAGGGTGTTATTTCTGATGGTATAAAACTACTGTTGATTACAGGGTTCTGTGGTGGTTTTACTACATTCAGCACGTTTACCAACGAGAGTTTTGGTATGCTAAAAGCGGGTGATGCCCTTCTTGCCGCGTTATACGTTGGTGCAAGTATTGTGGTGGGCGTATTGGCTGTGTGGCTGGGTTTACGCTTCTCTGCCTGA
- the mutS gene encoding DNA mismatch repair protein MutS: MVKEELTPMMKQFFDLKAKHPDALLLFRCGDFYETYSKDAVTASQVLGITLTKRSNGKSATSAAMEMAGFPYHALDTYLPRLIRAGFRVAICDQLEDPKLAKKLVKRGITELVTPGVAMDDNVLNARENNFLCAVNFGKSSLGLSLLDLSTGEFLVAEGLPELIEKLIQNFAPKEILVVRGMRARFESIFGSKYYVYEVDDWIFTEDTARHKLLKQFQVKTLKGFGIDHLKTAIVSAGAILSYLELTQHTHTQHITSIRRIEEERYVRIDQFTARNLELIAPMQEGGTSLLSVTDRTLTPMGARQLRRWLLFPLRTVKDITWRQDGVEYFFKDPAFRDLCEQELGKIGDLERLASKISTQRVNPRELQQLRFTLESVALLKKACKDTDSTPHRTLGERMDPCDTLRDALQRALRLDPPAQVAKGNVIAAGVNEELDELRKISTSSKDYLMQIQQRESETTQIPSLKIGYSTTFGYYIEVRNTYKNNVPAEWVRKQTLVNAERYITQELKEYEEKILGAEDKILALETKIYSELVLFASKYIGELQHNAAAIATLDCLHGFACVAQQQRYVRPVVDETCELDIHNGRHPVIERLMPPGEEYVANDTFLDNQKQQIVIITGPNMAGKSALLRQTALIALLAQAGSYVPAESARIGIVDKIFTRVGASDNISVGESTFMNEMSEASNIMNNLTDRSLVLFDELGRGTSTYDGISIAWAIVEYLHENPQAHARTLFATHYHELNEMEKHFCRIKNYNVTVREQNGQVIFLRKLMRGGSEHSFGIHVAKIAGMPRSIIRRAEQILKELEANNRGNGGINVETLAPDATPASQLSFFQLDDPVLKQIRDELLNLDVNNLTPLEALNKLNEIKRILKGK, encoded by the coding sequence ATGGTGAAGGAAGAGTTGACCCCGATGATGAAGCAATTTTTCGACCTGAAAGCGAAGCACCCCGATGCTTTGCTGCTTTTTCGTTGTGGCGACTTCTATGAGACATACAGCAAGGATGCCGTGACGGCTTCGCAGGTGCTGGGTATCACGCTGACCAAGCGCAGCAATGGCAAGAGTGCCACTTCGGCTGCCATGGAGATGGCAGGTTTTCCTTACCATGCCCTCGACACCTACCTGCCCCGCCTGATTCGCGCAGGTTTTCGCGTGGCAATATGCGACCAGTTGGAAGACCCGAAGTTGGCAAAGAAACTCGTGAAACGCGGCATAACTGAACTCGTTACGCCCGGTGTGGCAATGGACGACAATGTGCTCAATGCCCGCGAGAACAACTTCCTCTGTGCCGTGAATTTCGGGAAGAGTTCTCTTGGGCTTTCACTGCTCGACCTCAGCACAGGCGAATTCCTCGTGGCTGAAGGGCTGCCCGAACTCATTGAGAAACTCATCCAGAACTTTGCTCCGAAAGAAATACTCGTTGTTCGCGGCATGCGTGCTCGTTTCGAGAGCATCTTCGGCTCGAAATACTATGTGTATGAGGTGGACGACTGGATCTTCACCGAAGACACCGCCCGTCACAAACTGCTCAAGCAGTTCCAGGTGAAAACACTGAAGGGCTTTGGCATCGACCATCTGAAGACAGCCATCGTGAGTGCCGGTGCTATCCTGTCGTACCTCGAACTTACTCAGCACACCCATACTCAGCACATCACGAGCATACGCCGCATAGAGGAAGAGCGCTATGTGCGCATCGACCAATTCACCGCGCGCAACCTTGAACTGATTGCTCCGATGCAGGAGGGTGGCACATCGCTACTCAGCGTGACAGACCGCACACTGACACCGATGGGTGCCCGCCAACTGCGGCGCTGGTTGCTTTTCCCACTGCGTACGGTGAAAGACATCACTTGGCGGCAGGATGGTGTGGAATACTTCTTCAAAGACCCTGCGTTCCGCGACCTTTGCGAGCAAGAACTCGGCAAGATAGGCGACTTGGAGCGCCTCGCCTCGAAGATATCCACCCAGCGTGTGAACCCACGGGAACTGCAGCAACTACGCTTTACACTCGAGAGTGTGGCGCTACTCAAAAAGGCATGTAAAGACACAGATAGTACCCCTCATCGCACCCTCGGTGAACGCATGGACCCCTGCGACACCCTGCGCGATGCGCTGCAACGCGCTCTGCGACTTGACCCGCCGGCACAGGTAGCAAAGGGAAACGTCATCGCTGCGGGCGTAAACGAAGAACTCGATGAGTTGAGGAAGATTTCCACCTCGTCGAAGGACTACCTTATGCAGATACAGCAACGCGAGAGCGAAACCACACAAATTCCGTCGCTCAAAATAGGCTACAGCACCACCTTCGGCTACTACATTGAAGTGCGCAACACCTACAAGAACAATGTGCCAGCGGAATGGGTAAGAAAGCAAACACTGGTGAACGCCGAGCGATACATCACTCAGGAACTCAAGGAGTACGAAGAGAAAATCCTTGGTGCAGAGGACAAGATTCTTGCTCTCGAAACGAAAATCTACAGCGAACTGGTGCTCTTTGCTTCAAAATACATTGGTGAGTTGCAGCACAATGCCGCAGCCATAGCCACCCTTGACTGTCTGCATGGTTTTGCATGTGTGGCACAACAGCAGCGATACGTGCGCCCCGTTGTGGACGAAACCTGCGAACTCGACATCCACAACGGTCGCCATCCCGTCATCGAACGTCTCATGCCGCCTGGCGAAGAATATGTGGCTAACGACACCTTCCTCGACAACCAAAAGCAGCAAATCGTCATCATCACCGGTCCTAACATGGCAGGTAAAAGTGCCTTGCTGCGCCAAACCGCCCTCATTGCATTATTGGCTCAGGCAGGCTCGTATGTACCGGCAGAAAGTGCACGGATAGGCATCGTGGATAAGATTTTTACCCGTGTGGGTGCAAGCGACAATATATCCGTAGGCGAGAGTACATTTATGAACGAGATGAGCGAGGCGTCGAACATCATGAACAACCTCACTGACCGCTCACTCGTACTCTTCGATGAACTGGGGCGCGGCACATCCACCTACGACGGCATCAGCATTGCCTGGGCAATAGTGGAATACCTCCACGAAAACCCGCAGGCACATGCCCGCACACTCTTTGCCACGCATTATCACGAGTTGAACGAGATGGAAAAGCATTTCTGTCGCATCAAGAACTACAACGTTACTGTGCGAGAACAGAATGGTCAAGTCATCTTCCTTCGCAAACTGATGCGTGGCGGTTCCGAACACTCTTTCGGTATCCATGTGGCAAAAATAGCAGGTATGCCCCGTAGCATCATACGCCGCGCAGAACAAATCCTCAAAGAACTGGAGGCAAACAACCGTGGAAATGGAGGTATCAACGTGGAGACCCTTGCGCCCGATGCCACACCCGCCTCACAACTCAGTTTCTTCCAACTCGACGACCCTGTCCTGAAACAGATACGCGACGAACTGCTCAACCTCGACGTGAACAACCTCACCCCGCTTGAGGCACTCAACAAACTGAACGAAATCAAGCGGATACTGAAAGGGAAGTAA